ACACTTCCGTATTAGCGAAAGGTTGCACCCAAGGCAGGGTCAAATAATAACGGTTTTTCTCGCGAGGAGCTAATCCACCGGGCCGCTGTTGCCGCTCTCGGAAAAGGGCATCGAATGCTACTGCCCACTCTTGGATCAACTCGCGATCGAAGAGTCCGGGAATGACACAAATTCCATCTCGATTTAGCACTTCGGCAAATCGATCTAAATCCGCTGCTGTAAATTTACTCACACCAGTGGCATTGATACTTTGAACCATTTTGCTGTCCTTCCTTCGGGCAGAATGTGGGAGTTGAGGGGGGCTCTCGACAGTAAACGGGACGAGCGATCGCGTGATGTTTTTATCGAGAGTAAAATGTGTCGAGCTTTACACTTTCTATTCTGCCCTAGGGAAGAGGTAGGATAACAGCAAAATGCTAAATAAGATAATTAACAAATTGTGAAGAGTTAGCTGGATTAAGTCATCCGCAACCACTCTTTAATCACCTTCACTAACCAGTTGCATTCATCCCAACTAAAGCCTTTCGCAAAGAAATTTTCGGTACTGTAGGTCTGGATTGTAACGACTCTTTGTTCATAAGTTCGCTTGCCGCCATCGAAGGTTCTCAAACTGTGAAAGACATTATGAATTTCTCCAATCGAGCCTTGAAACATCACCATCGGAAGGCTGAAGGGAGACTTATAAATTGAGAATTTCTCCTGGGTAAATCGCACAAAGGTGGGTAGAAAATCCCAATACACCCCACCACCAATTAGCAGCACGATCGGCAAGACAAAGACAAGAATATTGCTAAACTGCCAGCTCACACTAGAAATCACAGGAATCCAGGGTTGACCGATGATGGCAAGCCCAATAGCTATGGGAATTAAGTACAGCAAATTCCAAGGATTAGCGCCTGGGACTTGAATCAACAGCTCATCAGCAGTTTGGTGTAACTGAATTCGGGTGTCAAAATGCGGAACGATGGCTCGCTCTCTTTTGACAACTGGCGATCGCTCATGGGACGCTTCGGGCTGGCGAGAGACTGTCGGTGGTGGTGCCGCTTTGCTGGCCTCTAGCGATCGCAAAGCTTCTAGCGCTTGTCGTGCCATTTGGAAGCGTTTTGCTACGTCGGGCTGTACCAGTTTCGCCACCCACCAAACAAAGTCAGGATCTAAGCTGACGCGATCGGCAAACTGAATCTGCAAATCTTTCTGAGGTAACTCTGCTGGCGATATCCCTGTCAGGAGGTGAATTAGGGTTGCTCCCAAGGCATACAAGTCAGAAGCGGCAACGGCTCGACCGCCAAACTGCTCCATTGGTGCGTAACCGTAGGTTCCCACAACTGTAAAAGTGCTGCCTTCAGCCGCAGCCTTGTCTTGAACCGCACCAAAATCGATCAGGTAGATGTAATTATCTTTGCCCAAAATTAAATTGCTGGGCTTGATATCACGATGCAACACCGGAGGGCTGAGTTCGTGAAGATAGATCAATAAATGCAGCAGATTTGCCGCCATTTGCCTCACTTGCCGCTCACTGAAATGCTTGCCTTCAGCGATCAGTTGCTTCAGGGAAGCACCCGCAATATGGTCTTGCACCAGTCCAAACCAAAGCAGGCGATCGTCAATGGAAAAATAATCGCGGTACTTGGGAATTTGCGAGTGCTTGAGTTGCCGCAACACCTGAGCTTCGCGCTCAAACAACTTCAGGTCAGCCCACTGCACTTGGTCGCCAAAAGCCAAAAGCTTGATTACTACAGGTTCTGGAGGCTGCGCCGCTAAATCTTCTGCCAGCCAAGTTTGCCGTCCAGCCGTTTGCCCCAGTTTTTGCTTCAGTCGGTACTGCGCTTCAGTTGGCGTTCCTTGGCGAATGTGGAGAACTTGTTCGGGTTCTAGCATAGAAGTTAGGTGAGCATCTCCTTAGCTGTAGTAATCCCCAAGTAGCGGGGAGAACCTCTAAAATGAGGCCCTGATTTTACGGACTCTATAGATACACAGGCTCACATGCACTTTCCTAAAAACCAAATGGTCGTAATGATCACCCTTAGACTCAGGCTAGGGATATGTGGCAAACGTTATCCTGAATTTAGGGGCTAGGTACAGCAACAGGGGAGGAGCTTGTGGATCAGCTCTTAAATTTCAACACTTTGATCGAGATCTTATTAGGCGTGAGTTTGAGTGCGGCCTCTGGCTTCCGAGTCTTTGTGCCACTCTTGATGCTTAGTGCGGCGGCCGTGCTGGGTCATGCCAATTTGCCCACTGATTTTGACTGGATTGAAAGCCCCCAAGCTCTAGCTGTATTTGCGATCGCCTCGACTCTAGAAGTAGGCGGCTACTACATCCCCTGGTTCGACCATCTGCTCGATGTGGTAGCAACGCCAGCAGCAATTTTAGCGGGCACGATTGTGACGGCTTCGCTGGCTCCTGACCTTAATCCTGTAGCGCAATGGACGCTAGCGCTGGTAGCAGGCGGAGGAGCGGCGGGCATCACCAAAAGCTTGACCAATCTCTTACGAGCGACCTCAACCGCAACTTCTGGTGGCTTAGCGAATCCGATTGTGGCGACGGTGGAGTTAGTCGTGGCGATCGCGCTCTCGATTTTAGCAATCACCTTACCAGTCGTAGCCATTATTGTAGTGATCGCATTTCTGGGATTTGCGATCGCGAAGCTGTGGCGATTTTTCTCCCGTTTCAGAACACCGCAAACTACTCCAGAAAATTTGTCTTAATCCCAAGAGCCTTCGCAGCGATCGCGATAGTACATGGTTGCAGCAGTCATTCTCTTTCTGGCGATCGGCCTAATTGTGGTTGGGATTTTCGCTACTCCCCTCTTAGTAAAACGCCGCCGCGATCGCCTGAAGCAACGCCCATTTTCACCCCTTTGGGATGCTGTAGTAGAGAATTATCTGCCTATTTACCCTCGTCTTTCTGCGAGTGAAAGGAGACGGTTACAGGGACATATTCAAGTCTTTCTAAAAGAGAAGCAATTTATTGGCTGTGCGGGATTGCAAATTACCGAGGAGATGAGATTGGCGATCGCGGCAGTTGCTTGTTTGCTGTTGTTGAATGAGCGAGGCACCTACTTTCTCAAGTTGCGATCAGTTTTGGTGTATCCCAGTGTCTATTTTGTGAATGAGACGGCGATCGAGGGTAACTATGTAGTGGAGGAAAGACGGGTGGCGCGATTGGGAGAGTCGTGGAGCCGAGATCAGGTGGTGTTGTCTTGGGAGCAGGTACAGCGAGATGCCACTAATTGGCGAGATGGACATAATGTAGTGCTGCATGAGTTTGCCCACCAATTAGATCAAGAAGACGGCAATGCCGAAGGTGTGCCGTTTTTGCCCAAAGATCTAGATTATGCAGTTTGGGCGCAGGTGATGACGCAGGAGTATCAACAACTCTGTCAGGATGTGCAAAGAGGTGCCAAAACGGTGATGGATAGCTACGGCACTCTCAATCCTGCTGAGTTTTTCGCTGTGGCAACTGAGACATTTTTTGAAAAACCCCAGCAATTGTTGAAAAAACATCCCGATCTTTATAAGCAGCTACAACACTACTATCAACTCGATCCGGTGAAATGGATTTAATTAGGGCTACAAGAGGGCGATCGCTCTTTGAAGCACT
This region of Trichocoleus desertorum NBK24 genomic DNA includes:
- a CDS encoding serine/threonine-protein kinase, with amino-acid sequence MLEPEQVLHIRQGTPTEAQYRLKQKLGQTAGRQTWLAEDLAAQPPEPVVIKLLAFGDQVQWADLKLFEREAQVLRQLKHSQIPKYRDYFSIDDRLLWFGLVQDHIAGASLKQLIAEGKHFSERQVRQMAANLLHLLIYLHELSPPVLHRDIKPSNLILGKDNYIYLIDFGAVQDKAAAEGSTFTVVGTYGYAPMEQFGGRAVAASDLYALGATLIHLLTGISPAELPQKDLQIQFADRVSLDPDFVWWVAKLVQPDVAKRFQMARQALEALRSLEASKAAPPPTVSRQPEASHERSPVVKRERAIVPHFDTRIQLHQTADELLIQVPGANPWNLLYLIPIAIGLAIIGQPWIPVISSVSWQFSNILVFVLPIVLLIGGGVYWDFLPTFVRFTQEKFSIYKSPFSLPMVMFQGSIGEIHNVFHSLRTFDGGKRTYEQRVVTIQTYSTENFFAKGFSWDECNWLVKVIKEWLRMT
- a CDS encoding DUF4126 domain-containing protein; this translates as MDQLLNFNTLIEILLGVSLSAASGFRVFVPLLMLSAAAVLGHANLPTDFDWIESPQALAVFAIASTLEVGGYYIPWFDHLLDVVATPAAILAGTIVTASLAPDLNPVAQWTLALVAGGGAAGITKSLTNLLRATSTATSGGLANPIVATVELVVAIALSILAITLPVVAIIVVIAFLGFAIAKLWRFFSRFRTPQTTPENLS
- a CDS encoding zinc-dependent peptidase, translated to MVAAVILFLAIGLIVVGIFATPLLVKRRRDRLKQRPFSPLWDAVVENYLPIYPRLSASERRRLQGHIQVFLKEKQFIGCAGLQITEEMRLAIAAVACLLLLNERGTYFLKLRSVLVYPSVYFVNETAIEGNYVVEERRVARLGESWSRDQVVLSWEQVQRDATNWRDGHNVVLHEFAHQLDQEDGNAEGVPFLPKDLDYAVWAQVMTQEYQQLCQDVQRGAKTVMDSYGTLNPAEFFAVATETFFEKPQQLLKKHPDLYKQLQHYYQLDPVKWI